A single window of Granulicella mallensis MP5ACTX8 DNA harbors:
- a CDS encoding XdhC family protein, with product MMRERRQIVELWERGEAEALVTLVRVEGSSYRRTGARLLVAANGDYAGSISGGCLEAEVVRKAKWLVREGATIQRYSTLFDDTAEIPYGLGCGGTVNLLLEPAGTPEFERLMEGMRSSLRGETLFVETGLPTAGKALYRIIQSVKTAFPPRVSSDCPSDSGNAFCETLEPPQRLFVFGAGDDARPVVRMASLLGWSVIVVDARPQWARAERFPEAERVLVSPVTDDLRIDSRDAVAVMTHSYEQDRAWLAAVLPHSPRYLGLLGARHRSALLVSEAAALLGWTLERVCAGIFAPVGLDLGGDGAEAIALSIVAEIQACREGKLGASRRMAPETVMALIAKEGASRYVQTQCAL from the coding sequence ATGATGCGCGAACGTCGCCAGATTGTTGAGCTTTGGGAGCGCGGCGAGGCCGAAGCCCTGGTAACGCTCGTGCGCGTGGAAGGCTCGAGCTATCGTCGTACAGGCGCACGGCTATTGGTGGCCGCGAACGGCGATTATGCAGGTTCTATCTCTGGTGGCTGTTTGGAGGCCGAGGTCGTTCGCAAGGCGAAATGGCTTGTCCGCGAGGGCGCTACGATCCAGCGCTACTCGACCTTGTTCGATGATACGGCTGAGATTCCTTACGGTCTCGGGTGTGGTGGCACGGTGAACCTCTTGCTCGAACCAGCGGGGACACCGGAGTTCGAGAGGCTGATGGAGGGCATGCGTTCGTCCCTGCGAGGTGAGACGCTGTTTGTTGAGACGGGGCTTCCGACCGCTGGAAAGGCGCTGTACCGCATCATTCAAAGCGTAAAGACTGCTTTTCCTCCGCGCGTCAGTTCTGACTGTCCTTCCGATTCCGGCAACGCCTTCTGCGAAACGCTCGAGCCGCCACAGCGGCTCTTTGTCTTTGGGGCGGGTGATGATGCTCGGCCGGTCGTGCGCATGGCATCACTGCTGGGGTGGAGCGTTATTGTGGTGGATGCGCGTCCCCAATGGGCACGGGCCGAGCGCTTTCCCGAAGCAGAGCGTGTGCTCGTATCGCCAGTCACTGACGATTTGCGCATCGACTCGAGAGATGCCGTTGCCGTGATGACGCATAGTTATGAGCAGGACCGCGCGTGGCTTGCTGCTGTCTTGCCCCACAGCCCACGCTATCTTGGATTGCTGGGAGCGCGGCATCGCAGCGCTTTGCTGGTGAGCGAAGCGGCTGCCCTGTTGGGGTGGACACTGGAACGTGTCTGCGCGGGAATCTTTGCTCCTGTTGGGCTGGATCTTGGCGGCGACGGCGCGGAGGCGATTGCTCTTTCAATCGTTGCGGAGATACAGGCCTGTCGTGAAGGGAAGCTTGGTGCCTCGCGGCGCATGGCCCCCGAGACGGTTATGGCGCTGATTGCTAAAGAAGGAGCGTCGCGCTACGTGCAAACGCAGTGTGCTCTATGA